Proteins found in one Artemia franciscana chromosome 13, ASM3288406v1, whole genome shotgun sequence genomic segment:
- the LOC136034269 gene encoding uncharacterized protein LOC136034269: MTPESWNCLLGKVFNKLEKSTTNMRIPISPAERLCVTIRYLADGKTQKSLMYEHRHGHSTIVGITTETMTAIIDALKDDYLPNLSTENMKEVANYFYSRWNLLWCN, encoded by the coding sequence ATGACTCCAGAAAGTTGGAATTGCCTTCTTGGTAAGGTGTTCAATAAGTTGGAGAAGAGTACAACAAATATGAGAATACCCATATCTCCTGCTGAACGATTGTGTGTTACAATTCGTTACTTAGCAGATGGGAAAACCCAAAAGTCTTTGATGTATGAGCACCGCCATGGGCACAGCACAATTGTTGGGATTACCACAGAAACTATGACTGCCATTATTGATGCACTGAAAGATGATTATTTACCAAACTTGTCAACTGAGAACATGAAGGAAGTTGCTAACTACTTTTACTCCCGCTGGAACTTGCTGTGGTGCAATTGA
- the LOC136035092 gene encoding uncharacterized protein LOC136035092 isoform X1, translating to MTLLIFSCLLAHSCEEQWKKLRETYCHHKQSLKKPSGAKGGEIKPIAWPHFLAIDAFCSDQLKFRKPRAGITNYVQASIGSSNIDEIATVNLSPEAEEASQNSSKKIDTDEASQASPNFVSGHKKRRKSCDPADLDAQISSVSHKIGDLVDVIGQQKSKKEQPADWVSMALAEDLKKLPIDLRVKAQAEMFGVLAKYTEMAVNRVSVQENVVKSFNFHDYC from the exons ATGACCTTGCTAATATTTAGTTGTCTTTTAGCTCACTCATGTGAAGAGCAGTGGAAGAAGCTGAGGGAAACCTATTGCCACCACAAGCAGAGCCTTAAAAAGCCTTCAGGAGCCAAAGGTGGGGAAATAAAACCTATTGCCTGGCCACATTTCCTTGCTATTGATGCATTTTGCTCAGACCAACTTAAATTCCGCAAGCCAAGAGCTGGCATAACTAATTATGTACAGGCATCTATTGGAAGTAGCAACATAGACGAAATAGCAACAGTCAACCTGTCCCCAGAAGCTGAAGAAGCATCACAGAACTCTTCCAAAAAAATTGATACAGATGAAGCATCCCAAGCAAGTCCAAATTTTGTGAG tggCCATAAAAAGAGGAGGAAGTCTTGTGACCCAGCAGACCTGGATGCACAAATTTCTTCCGTGTCACACAAAATTGGAGACTTAGTGGATGTCATTGGGCAacagaaaagcaaaaaagaacagCCAGCGGATTGGGTCTCCATGGCCTTGGCTGAAGACTTGAAGAAACTGCCGATTGACTTAAGAGTCAAGGCTCAGGCTGAAATGTTCGGAGTGCTTGCTAAGTATACAGAGATGGCAGTAAATAGGGTTTCAGTACAGGAAAACGTTGTGAagagtttcaattttcatgattactgctaa
- the LOC136035092 gene encoding uncharacterized protein LOC136035092 isoform X2, with translation MTVMCPQFGAHSCEEQWKKLRETYCHHKQSLKKPSGAKGGEIKPIAWPHFLAIDAFCSDQLKFRKPRAGITNYVQASIGSSNIDEIATVNLSPEAEEASQNSSKKIDTDEASQASPNFVSGHKKRRKSCDPADLDAQISSVSHKIGDLVDVIGQQKSKKEQPADWVSMALAEDLKKLPIDLRVKAQAEMFGVLAKYTEMAVNRVSVQENVVKSFNFHDYC, from the exons ATGACTGTTATGTGCCCTCAGTTTGGTG CTCACTCATGTGAAGAGCAGTGGAAGAAGCTGAGGGAAACCTATTGCCACCACAAGCAGAGCCTTAAAAAGCCTTCAGGAGCCAAAGGTGGGGAAATAAAACCTATTGCCTGGCCACATTTCCTTGCTATTGATGCATTTTGCTCAGACCAACTTAAATTCCGCAAGCCAAGAGCTGGCATAACTAATTATGTACAGGCATCTATTGGAAGTAGCAACATAGACGAAATAGCAACAGTCAACCTGTCCCCAGAAGCTGAAGAAGCATCACAGAACTCTTCCAAAAAAATTGATACAGATGAAGCATCCCAAGCAAGTCCAAATTTTGTGAG tggCCATAAAAAGAGGAGGAAGTCTTGTGACCCAGCAGACCTGGATGCACAAATTTCTTCCGTGTCACACAAAATTGGAGACTTAGTGGATGTCATTGGGCAacagaaaagcaaaaaagaacagCCAGCGGATTGGGTCTCCATGGCCTTGGCTGAAGACTTGAAGAAACTGCCGATTGACTTAAGAGTCAAGGCTCAGGCTGAAATGTTCGGAGTGCTTGCTAAGTATACAGAGATGGCAGTAAATAGGGTTTCAGTACAGGAAAACGTTGTGAagagtttcaattttcatgattactgctaa